The following are encoded in a window of Sminthopsis crassicaudata isolate SCR6 chromosome 3, ASM4859323v1, whole genome shotgun sequence genomic DNA:
- the EMILIN1 gene encoding EMILIN-1, whose product MAPTSLWSCCLCCLLAGAAWAASYPSRGYSLYTGARSLSPGGPQAQSAHRPASRHRNWCAYVVTRTVSCVLEDGVETFVKPDYQACGWGQPQCPRTITYRSFLRPRYRVAYKTVTDMEWRCCQGFGGEDCSEGPTPALGTTTPHPRPHLARPNLSGSSAGSYLSGLGGEGPGDSEKLKQLEEKVQSMSKELQGLQSTLQGLSGRLTEDIQKAVEKAFNGRHPPADAAAQPGVQETLNEIQHRLQLLDNRISTHDRELGLSHNRGGALGPDLVNPSPAEKLFQEMEQRLQESCSSCMDGLDDFRRQYQEDQERLHELEKLLSSVEQQQREAREELHQRLAGGWELPPGCCAPELGQRLGDVERQLDVVAGSVHVLSGRRGGELEGAAGQGGHPPGYTSLATRLSWLENQFNSTLGPTERMEGGHTVLGGVGHWLQGAKGQLTRLEQRLTNLSQELDSRLHVLEERVEGAVQACGQLCTVYPGTQDSQISAILSDLERRILDNEGQLRLVGSSLHKMGVAGEALQAALDGLEGELGRMKDHLGMQGEGPGDFLLQLNQTSGRVTQLEERMQQARGGNCLGCNELQEELNRLREGVEHCSCPLLPPGDPGSSAGVGGPGRGPLDGFSVFGGSSGAALRAMQGELSEVILTFSSLNDSVRELQTAVEGQGADLADLGVTKDRIISEINRLQQEATEHATESEERLRILEEGQTQVGQCPNLEGRLTRIEGICERLDTVAGGLRGLREGLSNHVAGLWAGLRETNSTSQNQAALLEKLLGGQAGLGRRLGALNSSLLLLEEQLQQLSQNDLSGPAGEIGPPGPAGRQGPPGPVGPPGPPGKDGKEGPIGPPGLPGEQGLEGAAAVPTPRVSFSAALSSPRTEPGTVAFDKVLLNDGGCYDPETGIFTAPQAGRYLLSAVLTGHRHEKVEAVLSRSNQGIARIDSGGYEPEGLENKPVVESQPSPGALGVFSLILPLQAGDTVCIDLVRGQLAHSEEPLTLFSGALLYEDQDSEID is encoded by the exons ATGGCCCCCACATCACTCTGGAGCTGTTGCCTCTGCTGTCTGCTGGCTGGGGCAGCCTGGGCTGCCAGCTACCCATCCCGGGGCTACAGTCTCTACACTGGGGCCCGTTCCCTCAGTCCTGGGGGGCCACAGGCTCAAAGTGCCCACCGCCCAGCTAGTCGCCACAG GAACTGGTGTGCCTACGTGGTCACTCGGACAGTGAGCTGCGTGCTGGAAGACGGGGTGGAGACCTTTGTCAAACCCGACTACCAAGCCTGTGGTTGGGGCCAGCCCCAGTGTCCCCGAACTATCAC gTACCGCAGCTTCCTCCGCCCTCGATACAGAGTAGCCTATAAAACAGTAACGGACATGGAATGGCGCTGCTGTCAGGGTTTTGGGGGCGAGGACTGTAGTGAGGGGCCAACCCCAGCCCTGGGCACCACGACTCCCCATCCTCGGCCTCATCTAGCCCGTCCCAATCTCTCGGGGTCCAGTGCTGGCAGTTACCTGAGTGGGCTTGGAGGAGAAG GTCCTGGGGACTCTGAGAAATTAAAGCAACTGGAGGAGAAAGTACAAAGCATGTCAAAGGAGCTGCAAGGGCTCCAAAGCACCCTGCAGGGCCTGAGTGGACGCCTGACTGAGGATATCCAAAAGGCTGTAGAGAAGGCATTTAATGGAAGACACCCACCTGCTGATGCGGCTGCCCAACCCGGGGTGCAAGAGACCCTCAATGAGATTCAGCACAGGCTGCAGCTTTTAGATAATCGCATCTCCACCCATGATAGGGAATTGGGTTTATCCCACAACAGAGGTGGTGCTCTGGGCCCTGACCTGGTCAACCCATCGCCAGCAGAGAAGCTTTTTCAGGAGATGGAACAGAGGCTGCAGGAATCCTGCTCCAGTTGCATGGATGGACTGGATGACTTCCGCCGGCAATACCAGGAGGACCAGGAACGCCTCCATGAGTTGGAGAAACTCCTTAGTTCCgtagaacaacaacaaagggaAGCTAGGGAGGAGCTGCACCAGCGGCTGGCAGGGGGTTGGGAGCTTCCTCCCGGCTGCTGTGCTCCTGAGCTTGGCCAGAGGCTGGGGGATGTGGAGCGTCAGCTGGATGTGGTGGCCGGCTCTGTGCATGTGCTGAGTGGTCGGAGAGGGGGAGAGCTCGAGGGTGCAGCTGGGCAGGGAGGCCACCCCCCTGGCTATACCAGTCTGGCCACTCGTCTCTCATGGCTGGAAAATCAGTTCAATTCTACCTTGGGCCCAACTGAGAGGATGGAAGGTGGCCACACTGTCCTAGGAGGTGTGGGTCACTGGCTTCAGGGAGCCAAGGGACAGCTCACTAGGCTAGAACAAAGACTGACCAATTTGAGCCAGGAACTAGACTCTCGGCTCCATGTACTAGAGGAGCGGGTAGAAGGGGCAGTGCAGGCCTGTGGGCAGCTCTGCACAGTTTACCCAGGGACCCAAGATTCACAAATCAGTGCCATCCTCAGTGACTTGGAGCGGAGGATCTTGGACAATGAGGGTCAACTGAGGCTGGTAGGTTCCAGTTTACACAAGATGGGAGTGGCTGGAGAGGCTTTACAGGCAGCCCTAGATGGACTGGAAGGGGAACTGGGGAGGATGAAAGATCACCTGGGTATGCAAGGTGAAGGGCCTGGGGACTTTCTACTTCAGTTGAACCAAACAAGTGGGAGAGTGACCCAGTTGGAGGAGAGGATGCAGCAGGCTAGGGGAGGGAATTGCCTGGGTTGCAATGAACTCCAGGAAGAGTTAAACCGGTTAAGAGAAGGAGTAGAGCACTGTTCCTGCCCTTTATTGCCCCCAGGAGATCCTGGGAGCAGTGCAGGAGTGGGGGGGCCTGGGCGGGGACCACTGGATGGGTTTAGTGTTTTTGGGGGCAGTTCTGGTGCAGCCCTTCGGGCAATGCAAGGAGAACTCTCAGAGGTTATCCTCACCTTCAGTTCCCTCAATGACTCAGTGAGGGAGTTACAGACAGCAGTGGAGGGCCAGGGGGCAGACCTGGCTGACTTGGGAGTCACCAAGGATAGAATCATCTCTGAGATCAATCGACTGCAACAGGAGGCCACGGAGCATGCCACAGAGAGTGAAGAACGGCTGCGCATTCTAGAAGAAGGGCAAACCCAAGTGGGACAATGCCCAAACCTTGAGGGACGCCTGACTCGGATTGAAGGCATATGTGAGCGACTAGACACAGTGGCAGGAGGACTTCGAGGGCTTCGAGAGGGGCTTTCAAATCATGTGGCTGGACTCTGGGCTGGCTTACGAGAAACCAACAGCACTAGCCAAAACCAAGCTGCCCTGCTGGAGAAACTGCTGGGTGGTCAAGCTGGCCTGGGCCGAAGGCTAGGAGCCCTCAACAGCTCTCTGCTTCTCCTGGAAGAACAGCTGCAACAGCTCAGCCAAAATGACCTCTCTG GGCCAGCAGGGGAGATTGGGCCACCAGGCCCTGCTGGAAGGCAGGGCCCTCCAGGTCCTGTGGGACCTCCCGGACCACCTGGCAAAGATGGTAAAGAAGGACCCATCGGACCACCAG GCCTCCCGGGCGAACAGG GTTTGGAAGGAGCGGCAGCAGTTCCTACACCTCGAGTATCTTTCTCTGCCGCGCTGAGCTCACCGCGCACGGAGCCAGGCACTGTTGCCTTTGACAAGGTCCTACTCAACGACGGAGGCTGCTATGACCCGGAGACAG GCATATTCACGGCGCCCCAGGCCGGTCGCTATCTGCTGAGCGCCGTGCTCACCGGGCACCGTCACGAGAAGGTGGAGGCCGTGCTGTCCCGCTCCAACCAGGGCATAGCCCGCATCGACTCGGGCGGCTACGAGCCCGAGGGGCTCGAGAATAAGCCCGTGGTGGAGAGTCAGCCCAGCCCCGGCGCCCTGGGGGTCTTCAGCCTGATCCTGCCTCTGCAGGCGGGAGACACGGTCTGCATAGACCTGGTGAGGGGGCAGCTGGCGCACTCGGAGGAGCCGCTGACGCTCTTCAGCGGAGCCCTCCTTTACGAGGACCAGGACTCTGAAATTGACTAA
- the OST4 gene encoding dolichyl-diphosphooligosaccharide--protein glycosyltransferase subunit 4 encodes MITDVQLAIFANMLGVSLFLLVVLYHYVAVNNPKKQE; translated from the coding sequence ATGATCACGGACGTGCAGCTGGCCATCTTCGCCAACATGCTGGGCGTGTCGCTCTTCCTGCTCGTGGTTCTCTATCACTACGTGGCGGTCAATAACCCCAAGAAGCAGGAGTGA